Proteins encoded together in one candidate division WOR-3 bacterium window:
- the rplP gene encoding 50S ribosomal protein L16 — protein sequence MLMPKRVKYRKAMRGRMKGKATSANRVDFGEFGLVALEPSWITARQIEAARLCLTKFLKRTGKMWIRIFPDKPVTKKPAESRMGKGKGTPEEWVCVVKPGRVLFELGGLPKAEALEALKLAASKMPCRTKLVEREEFTYEGF from the coding sequence ATGTTGATGCCAAAACGGGTAAAGTATCGCAAGGCAATGCGCGGTCGAATGAAGGGGAAGGCGACAAGCGCCAATCGTGTCGATTTCGGGGAGTTCGGGCTTGTTGCCCTTGAGCCGTCCTGGATAACCGCCCGGCAGATTGAAGCCGCCCGACTGTGTCTAACTAAATTTCTCAAACGGACAGGAAAAATGTGGATCAGAATTTTCCCCGACAAGCCGGTTACTAAAAAACCTGCCGAGTCGAGAATGGGTAAGGGCAAAGGAACACCGGAAGAGTGGGTTTGTGTAGTGAAACCGGGCCGGGTTCTTTTTGAACTTGGTGGTTTACCAAAGGCAGAGGCACTGGAGGCTTTAAAATTGGCGGCGAGTAAGATGCCGTGCCGGACTAAACTTGTCGAGCGTGAGGAGTTTACCTATGAAGGCTTCTGA